A window of Solibacillus isronensis genomic DNA:
CACCCGTTCCCATACCGAACACGGAAGTTAAGCTCTTTAGCGCCGATGGTAGTTGGGGGCTTCCCCCTGTGAGAGTAGGACGTCGCTTCGCACATGTAAAACCCACTGAGAAATCAGTGGGTTTTTTTGTCGTTTCATTTAAAGAATTAAAATATACTCAACTTTTGCTTTTAAACAATGGTAACTGCAATGTATCCAGAATAGTAATAGAGATAACAAGCAGAATGTAAACGGAGAAAAATAGAATGGAAATGTTTCTTAAATTTTTTAACTTAGCACACCTTATGCATTCAATTTAAAAACGCTCCCTTTAAGAAGGAAGCGCGCTGAATTATTCATCTTGATAGCTTAAAGATTGTTCATGGTATTCAAGAAGAGCCTGAGTTAATTGTTTAGAAAACTTTTCTTCGATATATGCTGCGATGTATAGCTTTTTGTCGACTTCCAATTGCGCAGAACGAAAAAGCTTTTGGAAAAGGGTCGCCTTTATTTGTTGCGAGTACTGTTGAACAGCCTCATTTTGCAAACGGCTGAGCACAATTTGTTCTATTGCCTTTTCTCTAATACGAATTGCGATATCCTCTTTATTCGAAGCCATGATTTCCTCAACCTTCTTTTTCAATTCAGCATTTTCCTGTTCAAGTTTTTTTGTAGCTTCTTGGATCTCCTCCAATCCTTGTGAAGGTTCTGGAGGGAGGGCTTTGATTTCCTGTTTGAAGAAATCATAGTTTAAACTTAGCTGCATTTGCTCAGTTTCTTCGTCTTGTTCCATTTTAAACAAACCTGTCTTCATAATCTGCTCCAGTGCCTGGCTCATGGCATTGAGTCTGTACTCAATATTATCGGGCATTCCTACTTCTGTTGAGGAAGGAGTTCTTTTTTTGATAATATGGCCATCTTTATTAATACGTAACAGCTGCTTTAACCCTTTTACACGATACTCGTCTTTTAAAAGCAATATCATACGCAGTTTTAAAACGGCTTTAAAGTCTAATCGAATAACAGATGCTGTAGTGGGGTTTGACGCTTCACCATCAAAAAGATACTCTTCAAACGGTTTAATATAGTAACGTATCTGAGCATCAGTGACATTAAACCAGCTGGCTACTTCAGGTGTAGAA
This region includes:
- a CDS encoding DNA primase; this encodes MEQTISIEKRIKEIFADDPLYLVIKETPTEQFFLSEPYLSNLIEKKYYSTPEVASWFNVTDAQIRYYIKPFEEYLFDGEASNPTTASVIRLDFKAVLKLRMILLLKDEYRVKGLKQLLRINKDGHIIKKRTPSSTEVGMPDNIEYRLNAMSQALEQIMKTGLFKMEQDEETEQMQLSLNYDFFKQEIKALPPEPSQGLEEIQEATKKLEQENAELKKKVEEIMASNKEDIAIRIREKAIEQIVLSRLQNEAVQQYSQQIKATLFQKLFRSAQLEVDKKLYIAAYIEEKFSKQLTQALLEYHEQSLSYQDE